The following are from one region of the Brienomyrus brachyistius isolate T26 chromosome 4, BBRACH_0.4, whole genome shotgun sequence genome:
- the chd8 gene encoding chromodomain-helicase-DNA-binding protein 8 isoform X1 yields MADPIMDLFEDTPLFNLDALPDDAFTQGSSDPVEEALKLALGQVDTSPVSAPVPPPIQVQHPVQVTLSPTATLSAVTVSGQQTPISVASSSGAATVLLGSPLAATQQHQQLAAVTSQAGQASPKIVILKSPQGQTQLLQGVAGAAGSPAGKVTIARVLTGTSLRPGMSIVSGGTVLNATAPAQGQVKVGTGVQRLVQSPNGPLKQVLLTSVPQAQQQLQVQAQQQLQVQAQQQLQVQAQPHVQVQVQAQPQVQLQVQAQPQVQVQAQVQTQMQVQTQPQVQVAGTGSPASGRPPGVTLTTLPQQGEAKRITLVLQQPAQAGAGQGTALVAGGTAVAGTAVAGTGQQQQPRLVLGSLPGKLVLQGGQLAALTQARAGQSGGQPKVLTIQLQVQQQPNAQGSKFQLVTGSPSSGSPQVVQISQGQGGQRLAVPLKLLLQPQAGSTSVAGGAVSVVKVINTSAAGGPSTTTTASVAGSSMTAVRSPKTLEPMRRVETLCKQEKANRIVAEAIARAKARGERNIPRVLNLDELPATTGLSSPELGATATTGTAGGKRKGGGGGAKKKSSSSIGGKAGGGAGEKKGKAKAGSGLVGTGGAGGTGGVGGSKSKSKAKTNTITPVGGKKRKRTASSDHSEGELSPPASPRALEEEMLQKRRSNRQIKRKKYTEDLDIKITDDEDEQDEDVDVTSMPMSSGQVVALGSVTGQHLQQEFVAVDGDGLPSMQFFVENPSEEDAAIVDKVLSMRITKKEVSPGQYVNVEEFFVKYKNYSYMHCEWASMEQLERDKRIHQKLKRFKTKMAQMRNIFQEEEEPFNPDYVEVDRILDESHSVDKDNGEPVVYYLVKWCSLPYEDATWELREDVDDTKIDEFRKIQERQPRLKRTPRPPASCWKKLEESREYKNGNALREYQLEGVNWLLFNWYNRQNCILADEMGLGKTIQSIVLLSEVFAAGVQGPFLVIAPLSTITNWEREFASWTEMNAIVYHGSLASRQMIQQYEMYCKDEKGHLIPGAYKFEALITTFEMVLSDCPELREISWRCVIIDEAHRLKNRNCKLLDSLKMLDLEHKVLLTGTPLQNTVEELFSLLHFLEPAQFPSETEFLRDFGDLKTEEQVQKLQAILKPMMLRRLKEDVEKNLAPKQETIIEVELTDVQKKYYRAILERNFSFLSLGATQNSNVPNLLNTMMELRKCCNHPYLITGAEEKIVAELKEVYDPLAPDFHLQALVRSAGKLVLLDKLLPRLKAGGHKVLIFSQMVRCLDILEDYLIHKRYLYERIDGRVRGNLRQAAIDRFSKPDSDRFVFLLCTRAGGLGINLTAADTCVIFDSDWNPQNDLQAQARCHRIGQSKAVKVYRLITRNSYEREMLDKASLKLGLDRAVLQSMSGNKDSSVNGIQQFSKKEIEDLLRKGAYAAIMDEGDEGSRFCEEDIDQILQRRATTITIESEGKGSTFSKASFVASENRTDIALDDPEFWQKWAKKADIDMDTINRKNTLVIDTPRVRKQTRQFTLRGEGGADFSDLDSEDEYTAHNSRHARASRRSERHSGGGYGRTDCFRVEKHLLVYGWGRWRDILSHARCKRRLGERDVETICRVILVFCLLHYRGDENIKSFIWELITPPENGRAPHTLLNHSGLSIPVPRGRKGKRVKAQSSFDVQKVEWIRKYNPDSLLLDDSYRKHLKHQCNKVLLRVRMLYYLRQEVIGDHADSVLHGADARDIDIWMPEMEQLEVPSAWWDTEADRSLLIGVFKHGYEMYTTMRADPCLCFLDRAGRPDDRAIDAEQHSADADLGDGGDYDKYSEDPEFKPATRQSKEPYEEQADPMDEEICVEDKAMVADTQAVGQTGLCQWPTSSSLTARLRRLITAYQRSYRREQLKMEAAEKGDRRRRRCEQASKLKEIARQERQQRWTRREECDFYRVVSTFGVERVKTEGPGQEGQLDWTRFRTFARLDKKTDESLSRYFRGFTAMCRRVCQLRPATGDEIMDLSQSVAPITEERASRTLYRIGLLSRLRERVLPHPSLEERLLLVQPSSELPRWWRTPQHDRELLLGASRHGVSRTELSIFRDPDFSFLQAHLDFMQSQARPASRSSTPSLHGLQQDDGEGAGVKVEEQEAAVEARLLGEVSTSTGSPGRVDSPSMFLAQPDGAVGKSRGCWVWKKNRGRRGGGHHAARAVEGGPSDSESESDSDSTSSRRSGSSDESGDSEVERDQERGTEKLCDIDEENSVLSMTPSQDGIPTDTLADALRADWPKDRVLINRLDSICTTVLTGRWPAGRRHIADMQPSYVTEEQAAGEELGFTRLVRKGGASSGESGEVQDTEFTVKLLKEEGLKLTFSKQALLPNGAGGEASTRRKHRDAEVHSKGTAHGKGTAHRLSELDCPVPVVNAVTGAVLTGDSAPRRRDLHHWLKMNPEYEVEGDVLELLASSRAQRKRRRKKKSEKVKEMTVLSGVERVKIIDMKTGKKLGGGVPLQDLRECLEENVSYTVAAEWAEAVRSSGFLPESLFHRLLSQENIPKKGRFYAPAPQAQLEDPLLGGGSGETLVSDGAYMMDDEGLEDGSDMTPRHFLAPAFDVKMQSAALEMDGGDCLSQGGYDSSDREAAILEDVIMAPKNSDSSSSSED; encoded by the exons ATGGCGGACCCTATCATGGACCTGTTCGAGGACACGCCCCTTTTTAACCTGGATGCTCTGCCTGATGATGCCTTTACGCAGGGGTCCTCGGACCCTGTCGAGGAAGCTTTGAAGTTGGCACTGGGGCAGGTCGATACGTCCCCTGTTTCAGCTCCTGTCCCGCCTCCTATCCAGGTGCAGCACCCTGTCCAGGTGACCCTCTCCCCGACAGCGACACTTAGTGCCGTAACAGTTTCAGGCCAGCAGACGCCTATTTCTGTGGCCAGTAGCAGTGGAGCTGCCACCGTCCTGTTGGGGTCACCGTTGGCCGCCACTCAACAGCACCAGCAACTTGCTGCCGTTACATCTCAGGCTGGTCAGGCCTCCCCCAAAATTGTCATCCTGAAGAGTCCCCAGGGGCAGACACAGCTGCTGCAGGGCGTGGCTGGGGCCGCAGGCTCCCCCGCGGGAAAGGTCACCATCGCCAGGGTGCTGACTGGGACCTCGCTCCGACCAGGCATGTCTATTGTGTCAGGGGGCACAGTCCTGAATGCCACAGCGCCGGCCCAGGGCCAGGTGAAGGTGGGGACAGGCGTGCAGCGGCTTGTGCAGTCCCCCAATGGCCCGCTGAAGCAGGTCCTGCTCACCTCTGTGCCGCAAGCTCAGCAGCAGCTCCAGGTTCAGGCCCAGCAGCAGCTCCAGGTTCAGGCCCAGCAGCAGCTCCAGGTTCAGGCCCAACCCCATGTTCAAGTGCAGGTTCAGGCCCAACCCCAGGTCCAGCTGCAGGTTCAGGCTCAACCCCAAGTTCAGGTGCAGGCCCAGGTCCAAACCCAGATGCAAGTGCAAACACAGCCACAAGTACAAGTCGCAGGAACTGGGAGCCCTGCTTCTGGTCGACCACCAGGGGTCACCCTCACCACATTACCACAGCAG GGGGAGGCCAAGAGGATCACACTGGTGCTGCAGCAGCCCGCTCAGGCCGGGGCTGGCCAGGGCACGGCATTGGTGGCTGGTGGGACAGCGGTAGCTGGAACTGCGGTGGCTGGGACTGGACAGCAACAGCAGCCCAGACTGGTGCTGGGATCTCTCCCGGGGAAGCTGGTTCTGCAGGGGGGGCAGCTGGCAGCTCTAACGCAGGCCAGGGCCGGGCAATCAGGCGGCCAGCCGAAAGTCCTCACCATCCAGCTGCAGGTGCAGCAGCAACCCAATGCACAGGGATCCAAG TTCCAGCTAGTCACTGGGTCGCCCTCTAGTGGCAGCCCGCAAGTGGTGCAGATCTCCCAGGGCCAGGGAGGCCAAAGGTTGGCGGTgccactcaagctcctcctgCAGCCGCAG GCTGGCTCCACCTCTGTCGCTGGGGGTGCGGTCTCTGTCGTCAAGGTGATAAATACATCCGCGGCCGGTggcccctccaccaccaccacggcGTCTGTGGCAGGCAGCTCCATGACAGCAGTGCGCTCCCCCAAGACCCTGGAGCCCATGCGCCGCGTGGAAACCCTGTGCAAGCAGGAAAAGGCCAACCGGATCGTGGCGGAGGCCATCGCCCGCGCCAAGGCCCGTGGCGAGAGGAACATCCCGCGCGTCCTTAACCTGGACGAGCTGCCTGCCACGACCGGGCTCTCCTCACCGGAGCTGGGGGCCACCGCGACAACCGGCACTGCTGGCGGCAAGAGGAagggtggagggggtggggccaaGAAAAAGAGCTCGTCCTCGATTGGAGGGAAAGCTGGAGGCGGAGCTGGAGAGAAGAAGGGGAAGGCAAAGGCTGGAAGCGGATTGGTTGGAACTGGAGGAGCAGGAGGCACTGGTGGAGTCGGGGGCAGCAAGAGCAAAAGTAAAGCCAAGACCAA CACAATTACCCCAGTTGGGGgcaaaaagaggaagaggacaGCCTCCTCAGACCACTCAGAAGGGGAGTTGAGCCCCCCTGCTTCCCCACGTGCGCTAGAGGAGGAGATGCTGCAG AAGAGACGTTCCAACAGGCAGATAAAAAGGAAGAAGTACACcgaggatttggacataaagATTACGGATGACGAGGACGAGCAGGACGAAGACGTGGATGTTACCAGCATGCCCATGTCGTCCGGCCAAGTGGTGGCTCTTGGCTCCGTAACAGGGCAGCACCTGCAGCAGGAATTTGTCGCGGTGGATGGGGATGgccttcccagcatgcagttCTTTGTG GAGAATCCCAGTGAGGAGGATGCTGCCATCGTGGATAAAGTTTTGTCCATGCGGATCACCAAGAAGGAG GTATCTCCCGGGCAGTATGTCAACGTAGAGGAATTCTTTGTCAAGTATAAGAACTA CTCTTATATGCATTGTGAGTGGGCCAGCATGGAGCAGCTGGAGAGGGACAAGAGGATCCACCAAAAGTTGAAGAGGTTCAAGACTAAGATGGCCCAGATGAGGAACATCTTCCAGGAG GAAGAGGAACCCTTCAACCCAGATTATGTGGAGGTGGACCGCATCCTGGATGAGTCCCACAGTGTGGATAAGGATAATGGAGAG CCGGTGGTGTACTACCTGGTGAAGTGGTGCTCTCTACCTTACGAAGATGCTACCTGGGAGTTGAGGGAAGACGTCGACGACACCAAAATAGACGAGTTCAGGAAGATCCAGGAGCGCCAGCCGCGCCTGAAGCGAACG CCTCGCCCACCTGCCAGTTGCTGGAAGAAGCTGGAGGAGTCTCGTGAGTACAAGAACGGCAATGCGCTCAGAGAGTACCAACTGGAGGGTGTCAACTGGCTACTCTTCAACTGGTACAACAG GCAGAACTGCATCCTGGCAGATGAGATGGGTCTGGGAAAGACCATCCAGTCCATTGTCCTTCTGTCAGAGGTGTTCGCCGCTGGTGTGCAGGGCCCCTTCCTGGTCATTGCCCCTCTGTCCACCATCACTAACTGGGAGCGGGAGTTTGCCAGTTGGACAGAGATGAATGCCATCGTCTACCATGGCAGCCTGGCCAGCCGGCAGATGATCCAGCAATATGAGATGTACTGCAAAGATGAGAAG GGCCACTTGATCCCAGGAGCGTACAAGTTTGAAGCTCTGATAACCACGTTCGAGATGGTGCTGTCCGATTGCCCGGAGCTGCGGGAGATCTCCTGGCGTTGTGTGATCATTGACGAGGCCCATCGACTGAAGAACCGTAACTGCAAGCTCCTGGACAGCTTGAAGATGCTAGACTTG GAACATAAGGTGCTTTTGACTGGCACGCCTCTTCAGAACACAGTGGAGGAGCTCTTTAGCCTGCTGCACTTCTTGGAGCCTGCCCAGTTCCCCTCAGAGACTGAGTTCCTGCGTGACTTCGGTGATCTCAAGACCGAGGAGCAGGTCCAGAAGCTGCAGGCCATCTTGAAGCCCATGATGCTGAGAAGGCTGAAGGAGGACGTGGAGAAGAACCTGGCTCCCAAACAGGAGACCATCATCGAG GTGGAGCTGACGGATGTCCAGAAGAAGTACTATCGCGCTATCCTGGAGCGCAATTTCAGCTTCCTGAGCTTGGGGGCCACGCAGAACAGCAATGTGCCCAACCTGCTCAACACCATGATGGAACTGCGCAAGTGCTGCAACCACCCCTACCTCATCACAG GGGCAGAGGAGAAGATCGTGGCAGAATTGAAGGAGGTCTACGATCCCTTGGCCCCTGACTTCCACCTCCAGGCCCTGGTGCGCTCGGCGGGGAAGCTGGTGCTGCTAGATAAGCTGCTCCCACGGCTAAAAGCCGGGGGCCACAAGGtgctcattttctcccagatgGTTCGGTGCCTGGACATCCTGGAGGACTACCTCATCCACAAGAG GTATCTGTACGAGCGCATCGACGGCCGCGTCAGGGGTAACCTGAGGCAGGCAGCCATCGACCGCTTCAGCAAGCCCGATTCTGACCGCTTCGtcttcctgctgtgcacccgtGCCGGCGGCCTGGGAATTAATCTAACCGCTGCCGACACCTGTGTCATTTTCGACTCGGACTGGAACCCCCAGAACGACCTCCAG GCACAGGCTCGGTGTCACCGGATCGGCCAGTCCAAGGCGGTGAAGGTCTACCGGCTGATCACCAGGAACTCGTACGAGCGGGAGATGCTGGACAAGGCCAGCCTGAAGCTGGGCTTGGACCGTGCCGTGCTGCAGAGCATGAGCGGCAACAAGGACAGCAGTGTCAACGGG ATCCAGCAGTTTTCCAAGAAAGAGATTGAGGACCTACTGAGGAAGGGGGCGTATGCGGCCATCATGGATGAAGGCGATGAGGGCAGCCGCTTCTGTGAGGAGGACATTGATCAGATCCTGCAGAGGAGGGCGACCACCATCACTATCGAGAGTGAGGGCAAAGGGTCCACCTTCTCCAAG GCCAGTTTTGTTGCGTCTGAGAACCGGACGGACATTGCGCTGGATGATCCAGAGTTTTGGCAGAAGTGGGCCAAGAAGGCAGACATAGACATGGACACCATCAACAGGAAG AACACCTTGGTGATCGACACGCCCCGGGTGAGGAAGCAGACTCGGCAGTTCACCCTCCGCGGTGAGGGCGGGGCCGATTTCTCGGACCTGGACAGCGAGGACGAGTACACGGCCCACAATTCCCGGCATGCCCGCGCCTCCCGCCGATCGGAGCGGCACTCTGGGGGCGGCTATGGCCGCACAGACTGCTTCCGTGTCGAGAAGCACCTGCTGGTGTACGG GTGGGGGCGCTGGCGGGATATCCTGTCCCACGCCCGGTGCAAGCGGCGCCTGGGTGAGAGGGACGTGGAGACCATCTGCCGCGTGATCTTGGTGTTCTGCCTGCTGCATTACCGTGGTGACGAGAACATCAAGAGCTTCATCTGGGAGCTCATCACCCCGCCGGAGAACGGCCGAGCCCCTCACACCCTCCTCAACCACTCCG GCCTCTCCATCCCCGTGCCCCGTGGAAGGAAGGGGAAGAGGGTAAAGGCTCAGAGCTCCTTCGACGTGCAGAAGGTGGAGTGGATCCGAAAGTACAACCCCGACTCCCTCCTGCTGGACGACAGCTACCGGAAACACCTCAAACACCAGTGCAACAA GGTGCTGCTGAGGGTGCGCATGCTGTACTACCTCAGACAGGAAGTGATAGGAGACCATGCAGACAGTGTGCTTCATGGAGCTGATGCCAG GGACATCGACATCTGGATGCCCGAGATGGAGCAGCTGGAGGTGCCGTCAGCCTGGTGGGACACGGAGGCAGACCGCTCCCTGCTCATAGGGGTCTTCAAACATG GGTATGAGATGTACACCACAATGCGTGCCGACCcctgtctgtgcttcctggacCGCGCCGGTCGCCCTGATGACCGGGCTATCGACGCCGAGCAGCACTCTGCCGACGCCGACCTTGGTGATGG GGGAGACTACGATAAGTACTCTGAGGATCCCGAATTCAAGCCGGCCACCAGACAAAGCAAAGAGCCTTATGAAGAG CAGGCTGACCCCATGGACGAGGAGATCTGTGTGGAGGACAAGGCGATGGTAGCCGACACTCAGGCTGTGGGCCAGACGGGGCTGTGCCAATGGCCGACCAGCTCGTCGCTCACGGCTCGACTCCGGCGACTCATCACGGCCTACCAGCGCAGCTACCGGCGGGAGCAACTGAAGATGGAAGCGGCGGAGAAGGGGGACCGGCGGAGGAGGCGCTGCGAGCAGGCCTCCAAACTGAAGGAGATCGCGCGCCAGGAACGGCAGCAAAG GTGGACTCGGAGGGAGGAGTGCGATTTCTACCGCGTGGTGTCCACGTTCGGCGTGGAGCGCGTGAAGACTGAGGGTCCAGGTCAGGAGGGTCAGCTGGACTGGACCAGGTTCCGAACCTTCGCCCGGCTGGATAAGAAGACCGACGAGAGCCTGAGCCGCTATTTTCGGGGCTTCACTGCCATGTGCCGGAGAGTGTGTCAGCTACGGCCCGCCACTGGGGACG AGATAATGGACCTCTCCCAGTCCGTGGCTCCCATCACGGAGGAGCGGGCCTCTCGCACCCTTTATCGCATCGGCCTGCTCAGTCGGCTGCGCGAGCGTGTCCTCCCCCACCCGTCACTGGAAGAGCGCCTCCTGCTGGTGCAGCCCAGCTCCGAGCTCCCTCGCTGGTGGCGCACGCCGCAGCACGACCGCGAGCTGTTGCTAGGCGCCTCCCGGCACGGCGTAAGCCGAACGGAGCTCTCCATATTTCGTGACCCCGACTTCTCCTTCCTGCAAGCCCACCTCGACTTCATGCAGAGCCAAGCGCGGCCCGCCTCCCGCAGCTCTACGCCCTCACTTCACGGCCTGCAGCAGGATGACGGCGAGGGCGCCGGGGTGAAGGTGGAGGAGCAGGAGGCGGCCGTGGAGGCCCGTCTGCTCGGGGAGGTGTCGACGAGCACGGGGTCTCCCGGTCGCGTGGACTCCCCCTCGATGTTCCTGGCGCAGCCGGACGGGGCTGTGGGAAAGAGCCGTGGCTGCTGGGTATGGAAGAAGAACCGAGGACGCCGAGGAGGGGGTCACCATGCAGCCAGGGCGGTGGAGGGCGGCCCGTCCGACTCGGAGTCCGAATCGGACTCCGACTCGACCTCATCCAGGCGGTCGGGCAGCTCCGACGAGAGCGGAGACAGCGAGGTGGAGAGGGACCAGGAGAGAG gCACCGAGAAGCTGTGTGACATCGATGAGGAGAACAGTGTCCTGTCCATGACGCCTTCCCAGGATGGGATACCCACTGACACGCTCGCTGACGCCCTGAGAGCAGACTGGCCCAAA GACCGCGTGCTGATTAACCGACTCGACAGCATCTGTACGACGGTGCTGACGGGGCGCTGGCCTGCAGGGCGGCGCCATATCGCTGACATGCAGCCCAGCTATGTGACTGAGGAACAGGCAGCGGGCGAGGAGCTTGGCTTTACCCGCTTGGTCCGCAAGGGTGGCGCCTCCTCTGGTGAGAGCGGCGAGGTGCAGGACACGGAATTCACCGTCAAACTGCTGAAG gaggaaggTCTGAAGCTGACCTTCTCCAAACAAGCCCTGCTGCCCAACGGTGCTGGGGGAGAAGCAAGCACCCGCCGGAAACACAGGGACGCAGAGGTACACAGCAAAGGAACCGCACACGGCAAAGGAACCGCACACAGG CTGTCCGAGCTGGACTGTCCGGTGCCGGTAGTCAATGCCGTGACGGGCGCGGTCCTGACCGGCGACAGCGCCCCGCGTAGGAGGGACTTGCACCACTGGCTGAAGATGAACCCGGAGTACGAGGTGGAAGGAGACGTGCTGGAG ctcctcgCCAGCAGTCGCGCTCagcggaagaggaggaggaagaagaagagcgagaaggtgaaggagatgaCCGTGCTGTCGGGTGTTGAAAGAGTCAAGATCATAGACATGAAGACGGGCAAGAAG CTTGGGGGTGGAGTCCCACTGCAGGACCTGAGGGAGTGTCTGGAGGAAAATGTCAGCTACACTGTGGCGGCAGAGTGGGCCGAGGCAGTTCGCAGCTCG GGTTTTCTACCCGAGAGCCTCTTCCATAGGCTCCTCTCCCAAGAAAATATTCCCAAAAAAGGCAGATTCTACGCTCCAGCCCCCCAGGCCCAGCTGGAAGACCCTCTGCTGGGAGGAGGTAGCGGCGAGACCCTGGTTTCGGACGGGGCCTACATGATGGATGACGAAGGCCTGGAGGACGGCAGTGACATGACGCCCCGACACTTCCTGGCACCGGCCTTTGACGTGAAGATGCAGAGCGCGGCTTTGGAGATGGACGGGGGAGATTGCTTGTCGCAGGGCGGATACGACAGCTCTGACAGGGAGGCAGCTATATTAGAAGATGTTATCATGGCGCCCAAAAATTCTGACTCTTCCTCCAGCTCTGAGGATTGA